A single window of [Clostridium] hylemonae DSM 15053 DNA harbors:
- a CDS encoding V-type ATP synthase subunit I gives MIVKMKFLSISGPRTDIDRVCDVYLSKYEMQLENAVTELKTTDNLLPFVEMNPYKEPLAKAEEFTSKLSAAGTPADTALSTDEIIALIREVNHDYLELQEKKELLKKNKDELLEKLHVLEPFRPLDFDLHKVLHYRYMQLRFGRIGIDYYRKLEKYLFEDLNAIFLEGTRDENFVYGCYFVANTEASKVDSVFNSLHFERITISDEYIGSPAVAYESLEQDISDLDERIDEIDKNIQELLDDKAGKLLGARKRLEELSNNFDVRKMAARVDDNKEDYYILCGWMGEDDVAAFLKESENDDKVFVVVEEDREKFFGEPPTKLKNPKFFKPFEMFIRMYGLPSSNEMDPTVFVALTYTFIFGAMFGDVGQGLSLFVIGGLLYKLKNMNLAGIISVAGLFSAFFGFMFGSVFGFEDIIQAHWLRPMEAMTNLPFIGQLNTVFIVAIAFGMGLNILSMIFHIINAIRAHDTENIWFSTNGIAGLVFYGFIVFTIVLFMTGHQVPGNILMVIFLGIPVLVFVFKEPLTNLAERNHKKLETGKGMFLVQGFFELFETLLSYFSNTLSFVRIGAFAVSHAAIMEVVLMLSGAQEGSPNWVVVVIGNLVVCALEGLIVGIQVLRLEYYEMFSRFYKGSGREFKPFNNHKKQDKN, from the coding sequence ATGATTGTAAAGATGAAGTTTTTGAGCATCAGCGGACCGCGGACCGACATTGACCGCGTCTGTGATGTCTACCTTTCAAAATATGAGATGCAGCTTGAGAATGCAGTCACAGAACTTAAGACGACCGACAATCTCCTGCCGTTTGTGGAGATGAACCCTTACAAAGAACCACTCGCCAAAGCAGAAGAATTTACTTCAAAGCTTTCGGCGGCAGGGACTCCTGCCGATACGGCGTTGTCCACAGATGAGATCATCGCCTTGATCCGTGAGGTAAACCATGACTATCTTGAGCTGCAGGAGAAAAAAGAGCTGCTCAAAAAAAATAAAGATGAACTGCTGGAAAAGCTGCATGTATTAGAACCGTTCCGGCCCCTTGATTTCGACTTGCACAAGGTTCTCCATTATCGGTATATGCAGCTTCGTTTTGGGCGGATCGGGATCGATTATTACCGGAAGCTGGAAAAATACCTGTTTGAGGATCTCAACGCCATTTTTCTGGAAGGCACGCGGGATGAGAATTTCGTGTACGGCTGTTACTTTGTTGCAAATACAGAGGCCAGCAAGGTGGATTCCGTATTCAACTCCCTGCACTTTGAACGCATCACCATATCGGACGAATATATCGGCTCTCCCGCCGTGGCATATGAGAGCCTGGAGCAGGACATTTCCGATCTGGATGAGCGCATTGACGAAATAGACAAAAATATCCAGGAACTGCTCGACGATAAGGCAGGCAAACTGCTCGGAGCCCGCAAGCGTCTGGAGGAACTGTCCAACAATTTTGACGTCCGCAAAATGGCCGCCCGCGTAGATGACAACAAGGAAGATTACTACATTCTCTGCGGGTGGATGGGTGAAGATGATGTGGCGGCCTTTCTGAAGGAATCAGAAAATGACGACAAGGTGTTCGTCGTTGTGGAAGAAGACCGCGAGAAATTCTTCGGCGAACCTCCCACAAAGCTTAAGAATCCCAAATTCTTCAAGCCTTTTGAGATGTTTATCCGCATGTACGGCCTTCCCTCCTCCAACGAGATGGATCCTACCGTATTCGTGGCGCTGACCTATACGTTCATCTTCGGCGCCATGTTCGGAGATGTCGGACAGGGATTGAGCCTGTTCGTGATAGGCGGACTTCTCTACAAACTGAAAAATATGAACCTTGCCGGTATCATATCCGTCGCGGGCCTTTTCTCGGCTTTCTTCGGATTTATGTTCGGCAGTGTATTCGGTTTTGAGGACATTATACAGGCCCACTGGCTTCGGCCGATGGAAGCCATGACGAACCTTCCGTTCATCGGACAGCTCAACACCGTATTTATCGTGGCGATCGCCTTTGGTATGGGACTGAATATCCTCTCCATGATATTTCATATAATCAATGCCATCCGGGCACATGATACGGAAAATATCTGGTTTTCCACGAACGGTATCGCGGGACTTGTTTTTTACGGATTTATCGTGTTCACAATTGTACTTTTTATGACGGGACATCAGGTTCCCGGAAATATACTGATGGTCATATTCCTCGGAATACCTGTTCTCGTATTCGTATTTAAAGAACCGCTCACCAACCTGGCGGAGCGCAACCACAAGAAGCTGGAGACAGGCAAAGGAATGTTCCTCGTACAGGGATTCTTTGAATTATTTGAGACGCTTTTGAGCTATTTCTCCAACACGCTTTCTTTCGTCCGTATCGGGGCATTTGCGGTGAGCCATGCCGCTATCATGGAAGTTGTGCTGATGCTCTCGGGCGCGCAGGAAGGCTCTCCAAACTGGGTCGTCGTCGTGATCGGCAACCTGGTCGTATGCGCTCTGGAAGGACTGATCGTAGGTATCCAGGTGCTCCGTCTCGAATATTATGAAATGTTCAGCCGTTTTTATAAAGGCAGCGGCCGCGAGTTTAAACCGTTCAATAATCATAAAAAACAAGATAAAAATTAA
- a CDS encoding ATP synthase subunit C, with protein MSLTVKLLLVAALVLSIIIPFGYYLIGEKNKKRYKRAVGTNAFFYFGTFVIASIMMFGGNTAVAADTAAAASSNATGFGYLAAALSTGLSCVGGGIAVASAASAALGAISEDSSALGKSLIFVGLAEGVCLYGLIISFMILGKL; from the coding sequence ATGTCATTAACAGTAAAATTATTATTAGTCGCAGCACTGGTGCTCAGCATTATCATTCCTTTCGGTTACTACCTGATCGGGGAAAAGAACAAAAAACGCTATAAAAGAGCAGTCGGTACCAACGCCTTCTTCTATTTTGGCACATTTGTCATCGCATCGATCATGATGTTCGGCGGCAATACAGCTGTCGCCGCAGATACCGCTGCCGCTGCCTCTTCTAACGCCACAGGGTTCGGTTACCTTGCCGCCGCACTATCAACCGGTTTGTCATGTGTGGGCGGCGGTATCGCCGTAGCAAGTGCGGCAAGCGCCGCGCTCGGCGCGATCAGCGAAGATTCAAGTGCACTCGGAAAGTCACTCATCTTCGTAGGTCTTGCGGAAGGTGTCTGCCTGTACGGGCTCATCATCTCCTTCATGATCTTAGGTAAACTGTAA
- a CDS encoding V-type ATP synthase subunit F: MKMYLISDNIDTLTGMRLAGVDGVVVHERNELREAIENAMNDKTVGIILLTEKFGREFPDLIDEIKLERTMPLLIEIPDRHGTGRKKDFITSYVNEAIGLKL; encoded by the coding sequence ATGAAGATGTATTTGATCAGTGATAATATCGATACCCTGACAGGAATGCGGCTTGCCGGCGTGGACGGAGTCGTCGTGCACGAAAGGAACGAGCTTAGAGAAGCCATCGAAAACGCCATGAACGACAAGACTGTCGGCATCATCCTGCTGACCGAAAAGTTCGGCCGGGAGTTCCCGGATCTGATCGATGAGATCAAGCTGGAGCGTACAATGCCGCTGCTCATAGAGATTCCTGACAGACACGGAACCGGACGTAAAAAAGATTTTATCACATCTTATGTAAATGAAGCAATTGGCTTGAAATTATAA